In Carya illinoinensis cultivar Pawnee chromosome 16, C.illinoinensisPawnee_v1, whole genome shotgun sequence, a single window of DNA contains:
- the LOC122298364 gene encoding mitogen-activated protein kinase kinase 9-like, translating to MAVVRDRRNLNLRLPISDLSDHRPRFPLPLPPNTITNTATSAAISVSDLEKLQVLGHGNGGTVYKVRHKRNHDVYALKVVHADSDPTLRRQVFREMEILRRTDSPHVVRCHGIFEKPSGDIAILMEYMNLGSLDSLLKTHGTFSEPKLADVARQVLEGLNYLHGHKIIHRDLKPSNLLVNDAMEVKIADFGVSKIMCRTLDACNSYVGTCAYMSPERFDPDTYGGNYNGYAGDIWSLGLTLLELYLGHFPFLPPGQRPDWAALMCAICFGEPPSLPEQASEEFRSFVQCCLQKESSKRWTAAQLLTHPFVCKDPR from the coding sequence ATGGCTGTAGTTCGAGATCGTCGAAATCTCAATCTCCGCCTCCCCATATCCGATCTCTCTGACCACCGCCCTCGATTCCCTTTACCCCTTCCTCCCAATACTATCACCAATACTGCCACCTCTGCTGCCATCTCCGTCTCCGACCTCGAAAAGCTTCAAGTCCTTGGCCATGGCAATGGTGGCACCGTCTACAAGGTCCGCCACAAACGCAACCACGATGTGTACGCCCTCAAGGTCGTTCACGCGGACTCGGACCCCACCCTCCGCCGACAGGTTTTTCGGGAGATGGAAATCCTCCGACGCACCGATTCTCCCCATGTTGTCCGCTGCCATGGTATATTCGAGAAGCCATCTGGCGACATCGCGATTCTCATGGAGTACATGAACTTGGGTTCCCTCGACTCGCTGCTCAAGACCCATGGTACTTTCTCCGAGCCCAAGCTTGCCGACGTTGCGCGCCAGGTTCTGGAAGGCTTGAACTACCTCCATGGGCACAAGATCATCCACCGTGACCTCAAACCATCGAATCTCTTGGTGAACGATGCGATGGAGGTTAAGATCGCCGATTTTGGAGTCAGCAAGATTATGTGCCGTACGTTGGACGCGTGCAACTCCTACGTCGGCACCTGCGCCTACATGAGCCCCGAACGTTTCGACCCGGATACCTACGGCGGGAACTATAACGGCTACGCCGGTGACATATGGAGCTTGGGGCTGACCTTGTTGGAGCTGTATTTGGGTCATTTCCCCTTCCTTCCGCCGGGTCAGAGACCCGACTGGGCGGCCCTGATGTGCGCAATCTGTTTCGGAGAGCCGCCGAGCTTGCCGGAGCAGGCGTCGGAGGAGTTTCGGAGCTTCGTTCAATGTTGCTTGCAAAAGGAGTCCAGTAAGCGGTGGACGGCAGCTCAGCTTTTGACCCACCCGTTTGTTTGTAAAGATCCGAGATGA